Proteins encoded together in one Phycisphaerae bacterium window:
- a CDS encoding TRAP transporter substrate-binding protein, giving the protein MKNSVILFCVLCIAAVMPAGCEKKEGRPQVVLKLAHALDITHPVHKGMVYMAEKVQEKSGGRMKVEIYPNEQLGTEKECIEAIQLGYLAITKTSTAPMEGFVSKMKIFGIPYLFRDSEHFWKALKGPIGKELLLAGQAKGLRGLCFYDAGARSFYSKREINSPADLKGMKVRVQNSIMSIKMVQAMGGAATPIPFGELYTALDQGVVDAAENNPPSFYTSRHYEVCKYYTMDEHTMLPDILVISTRVWKNLTPEFQQILQEAVDESVEYQRKIWAEAEQNDLKTVEQQGVKIIHPDKQPFRDSVKSVWDEFEGTEIGELIKQIQEVQ; this is encoded by the coding sequence ATGAAAAATAGCGTTATACTGTTTTGTGTATTATGTATCGCCGCGGTAATGCCGGCCGGCTGTGAAAAGAAAGAGGGCCGACCGCAGGTAGTATTAAAACTGGCTCATGCGCTCGATATAACTCATCCTGTACATAAAGGGATGGTGTATATGGCCGAGAAAGTACAGGAGAAATCCGGCGGGCGAATGAAAGTCGAAATTTATCCGAACGAACAGCTCGGCACCGAAAAGGAATGTATAGAAGCGATTCAACTGGGGTATCTTGCGATAACAAAAACCTCCACCGCACCGATGGAAGGATTCGTATCGAAAATGAAAATTTTCGGGATTCCATATTTGTTCAGAGATTCGGAACATTTCTGGAAGGCGCTCAAAGGCCCGATAGGCAAAGAACTGCTTTTGGCGGGCCAGGCCAAAGGACTGCGGGGATTATGCTTCTATGACGCGGGGGCGAGAAGTTTTTATTCCAAAAGGGAAATTAATTCGCCCGCCGACCTGAAAGGAATGAAGGTTCGTGTGCAGAACAGTATTATGTCGATAAAAATGGTACAAGCGATGGGCGGCGCAGCGACGCCGATTCCGTTCGGCGAACTTTATACGGCGCTGGACCAGGGCGTTGTGGACGCGGCAGAAAATAATCCGCCTTCGTTTTATACGAGCCGGCATTACGAGGTCTGCAAATACTACACGATGGACGAACATACGATGCTGCCCGATATTCTTGTAATCAGCACAAGGGTCTGGAAAAATCTTACTCCGGAGTTTCAGCAGATTTTGCAGGAAGCGGTGGATGAATCGGTCGAGTATCAGCGAAAAATATGGGCCGAGGCCGAACAAAACGACCTCAAAACCGTCGAACAGCAAGGCGTAAAGATTATACATCCGGACAAACAGCCTTTCAGAGATTCCGTCAAAAGCGTATGGGACGAATTCGAAGGAACCGAAATCGGCGAGCTTATAAAACAAATACAGGAGGTACAGTAA
- a CDS encoding glycoside hydrolase family 28 protein, whose product MTREQTTIPAIKFHIILPLILCLVMFASTNSFAKTGWGQADKILKRIKAPVFPDRDFNITDYGAVGDGKTICTESINKAITAANKAGGGRVIVPAGEFLTGAIYLKSNVNLYISESAVVKFSADPNAYLPAVYTRWEGVECMNYSPLIYAYKEKNIAITGKGLLDGQGANWWGRKKLSKRRQDRTRLFEQGRDGVPVKDRQYGGKSLSPNMIEPYRCKNILIEGIRIINGPFWHLHPTLSKNITVRNVRVEGSGPNNDGCDPESCKDVLIEGCYFNTGDDCIAIKSGRNNDARRVNVPSENIIIRNCEMREGHAGVAIGSEITGGARNIFVENCLMDSPNQDRAIRLKTNSVRGGFIENVYVRNLTVGEVKEAVLLINFFYQDIEKGNYKPIVKNINMENVTSKKSKYALFLRGFDDDPIRDVYLKNCTLDNTESPDVISNVKNLVMDNVKINGKLATSTEADAD is encoded by the coding sequence ATGACAAGGGAACAAACAACAATTCCGGCAATCAAATTTCACATTATTTTACCGCTGATACTGTGTCTTGTTATGTTTGCAAGTACGAACAGTTTTGCGAAGACGGGCTGGGGACAGGCGGACAAGATTTTAAAAAGAATCAAGGCTCCTGTTTTCCCGGACAGGGATTTTAATATAACCGATTACGGCGCGGTCGGAGACGGGAAAACGATTTGCACCGAATCAATCAACAAAGCGATTACTGCCGCCAACAAAGCAGGAGGCGGAAGAGTGATAGTGCCGGCGGGCGAATTTTTAACCGGCGCGATTTACCTGAAGAGCAACGTCAATTTATATATTTCCGAAAGCGCGGTTGTAAAATTTTCGGCTGACCCCAACGCATATCTTCCGGCAGTATATACCCGGTGGGAAGGCGTAGAGTGTATGAATTATTCGCCGTTAATATACGCCTACAAAGAGAAGAATATCGCGATAACAGGTAAAGGACTGCTCGACGGACAAGGCGCAAACTGGTGGGGCAGGAAAAAACTTTCCAAGCGGCGCCAAGACCGAACAAGGCTGTTCGAGCAGGGACGAGACGGCGTGCCTGTCAAAGACAGACAATACGGCGGCAAGTCGCTAAGCCCCAATATGATTGAACCTTACAGATGCAAAAATATTCTCATCGAAGGGATAAGAATAATAAACGGGCCGTTCTGGCATCTTCATCCGACACTGTCAAAGAATATCACCGTCAGAAATGTAAGAGTTGAGGGCAGCGGACCAAATAATGACGGCTGCGACCCGGAATCGTGCAAAGATGTCCTTATCGAAGGCTGCTACTTCAATACAGGCGACGACTGCATCGCGATAAAGTCCGGCCGAAATAACGACGCCAGACGCGTGAACGTGCCGAGCGAAAATATTATTATACGAAACTGCGAAATGAGAGAGGGACACGCCGGTGTGGCTATCGGCAGTGAAATAACAGGAGGCGCCAGAAATATTTTTGTTGAAAATTGCCTGATGGACAGCCCGAACCAGGACCGGGCAATAAGACTTAAAACCAATTCCGTTCGAGGCGGATTCATAGAAAACGTTTACGTTAGAAATCTCACTGTCGGCGAGGTAAAAGAGGCCGTGCTGTTAATCAATTTCTTCTACCAGGATATCGAAAAGGGCAATTACAAGCCTATCGTAAAAAATATCAATATGGAAAACGTGACCAGCAAAAAAAGCAAGTACGCGCTGTTCCTGAGAGGTTTTGACGATGACCCGATAAGAGATGTTTACCTGAAGAATTGCACGCTCGATAATACTGAAAGTCCCGATGTAATCAGTAATGTCAAAAATCTGGTTATGGACAACGTGAAGATTAACGGCAAACTCGCCACGTCCACAGAGGCAGATGCCGATTAA
- a CDS encoding tetratricopeptide repeat protein, translating into MKKIPAQNRSLLIYLILSLTTLIVFYQVRLFPFVNYDDPVYVTHNANIQKGISFESVKWALTSGYAKNWHPLTWFTHILDWRLFGNNPAGPHIINLLFHILNTLLLFFVLKKMTNGFWQSAFAAAIFAVHPLHVESVAWISERKDVLSTFFWLLTMAAYLRYTQKQTIIHYLTVLFVFALGLMSKPMLVTLPFVLLLLDYWPLNRFTAKHSLLNPVTEKVPLFAMAAASSVITFIVQKGNEANLNEYDFPVRLANALISYQSYIMKTIWPGRLAIFYPHPGSNVSIPFAVISAIMLLVITFFVLKFSSRHKYLFTGWFWYIGTLVPVIGFVQVGDQAMADRYSYITLTGLFIIAAWGVPEILNKWKYKKATITLSAILAILVLSICTFFQLGFWRNNLTLFQHAIDITKNNYMAHYCMVDPLSKREKLNEAIYHCSMTTQLMPGYFQAHLTMSYLLQASGRYDEAVQECWKCLQMKPDEPNALNGIGVIFGIKNQLDEAVKYFKLAIKSHPNFVESHINLGYALTLQGKFDEAAVCFSEALRLDNRSAIAHYHLGCIFQQKDQLDEAINHFQHVISINPGFAEAKNKLNAALSAKQNSQR; encoded by the coding sequence ATGAAAAAAATACCAGCTCAAAATCGATCGTTGCTAATTTATCTCATACTATCACTGACTACCCTTATAGTATTTTATCAGGTACGGTTATTTCCTTTTGTTAATTATGACGACCCTGTTTATGTTACCCATAATGCTAATATTCAGAAAGGCATATCGTTTGAGAGTGTAAAATGGGCTTTAACCTCCGGTTACGCCAAAAATTGGCATCCATTAACATGGTTTACTCATATACTGGATTGGCGGCTTTTTGGCAATAATCCGGCAGGCCCTCATATCATTAATTTACTTTTTCATATTCTTAATACCCTGCTGCTCTTTTTTGTCTTAAAAAAAATGACAAACGGGTTTTGGCAAAGTGCATTTGCAGCTGCTATCTTCGCAGTTCATCCGCTGCACGTCGAATCCGTGGCGTGGATTTCCGAAAGAAAGGACGTTCTAAGCACATTCTTCTGGCTGCTTACGATGGCCGCATATCTGCGTTATACCCAAAAGCAGACCATTATTCATTATTTGACAGTACTTTTTGTTTTTGCATTAGGCCTTATGTCAAAGCCGATGCTTGTTACGCTGCCATTTGTGCTGCTTTTGCTTGATTATTGGCCACTGAACAGATTCACAGCCAAACATTCGCTATTAAATCCTGTCACTGAGAAAGTTCCTTTATTTGCAATGGCAGCGGCATCATCTGTTATTACTTTCATCGTTCAAAAAGGCAATGAGGCAAATTTGAACGAATACGACTTTCCTGTTCGTTTGGCTAACGCACTTATTTCGTACCAAAGCTATATCATGAAAACAATCTGGCCCGGCCGGCTTGCTATTTTTTATCCTCATCCCGGCAGTAATGTTTCGATTCCATTTGCCGTAATTTCAGCAATAATGCTTTTAGTTATCACATTTTTTGTTCTTAAATTTTCAAGCCGTCATAAATACCTGTTCACTGGCTGGTTTTGGTACATCGGGACCCTTGTACCAGTCATAGGTTTTGTTCAGGTTGGCGACCAGGCAATGGCAGACCGTTACAGTTATATCACTTTAACAGGTTTGTTTATCATTGCGGCATGGGGTGTGCCTGAAATACTGAACAAATGGAAGTATAAAAAGGCAACAATTACCTTATCGGCAATTCTGGCGATTTTGGTTTTGTCAATATGTACTTTCTTTCAGCTCGGGTTTTGGCGAAACAATCTGACGTTATTTCAGCACGCTATCGACATAACAAAAAATAATTATATGGCTCATTACTGCATGGTAGACCCTCTAAGCAAAAGGGAAAAACTGAATGAGGCAATTTATCATTGCTCCATGACGACTCAGCTTATGCCCGGATATTTTCAGGCGCATCTTACGATGAGTTATCTGCTTCAGGCGTCCGGAAGGTACGACGAGGCGGTCCAGGAGTGCTGGAAATGTCTTCAGATGAAACCAGATGAGCCTAACGCGTTAAATGGTATCGGCGTTATATTCGGCATAAAGAACCAACTTGACGAAGCTGTTAAGTATTTTAAGCTGGCGATAAAATCCCATCCAAATTTTGTCGAATCGCACATCAACCTCGGTTATGCCCTGACCTTACAGGGCAAATTCGATGAAGCGGCCGTTTGTTTCTCTGAAGCGCTGCGTCTTGACAATCGTTCTGCGATTGCGCATTACCATCTCGGATGTATATTCCAGCAAAAAGACCAGCTTGACGAGGCTATAAATCATTTTCAGCATGTGATATCGATTAATCCCGGCTTTGCAGAGGCGAAAAACAAGCTCAATGCCGCCCTGTCTGCAAAACAGAACTCTCAGAGATGA
- the xseA gene encoding exodeoxyribonuclease VII large subunit, protein MKDSLFDQPKESDSPKAKIYTVSQVTSLIKTSLENSLPGRLTITGEISGFKKHSSGHCYFDLKDENAVIPCVMWKSDFIKLKFKPENGLAILAKGYIDVYAPQGKYQFYANSMQPAGVGALQLAFEQMKNKLAAEGLFEEEHKKPLPKYPFRIGILTSKSGAALHDIVDSIRNRWPVAKLFFYDMPVQGEGAAGKIALAIKDVNKRNATLKLDVIIVGRGGGSMEDLWAFNEEAVARAIFNSKLPIISAVGHEVDVTIADLAADARASTPTKAGMIAVPDIKEVSSQIDNISKRIKSDTDSILTLSSQKLKTILAAAMFRSPLVIIQNRQQRLDDFENNLADSAKSFVANIRGLIQTYFEKILKIEPHRIMAERKISLNNLQNRCETTIKTVLHELNLKLTSCASGLAGLNPKSVLKRGYSITRLAINGKIIKSIAEININDIIITELKESHILESKVIKKK, encoded by the coding sequence ATGAAAGACAGCTTATTCGACCAGCCAAAAGAATCAGATTCGCCTAAAGCGAAAATCTATACCGTCAGCCAGGTTACGTCGCTGATAAAGACGAGCCTTGAAAATTCACTGCCGGGAAGGCTCACCATCACCGGCGAAATAAGCGGGTTCAAGAAACATTCGAGCGGACACTGCTATTTCGACCTTAAAGACGAAAACGCGGTCATCCCCTGCGTTATGTGGAAGAGCGACTTTATAAAACTGAAATTCAAGCCTGAAAACGGGCTGGCAATCCTCGCTAAAGGCTATATCGATGTTTACGCTCCGCAGGGCAAATATCAGTTCTATGCGAATTCGATGCAGCCGGCAGGAGTCGGAGCTTTGCAGCTTGCATTCGAGCAGATGAAAAATAAACTCGCGGCCGAGGGGCTGTTCGAGGAAGAACATAAAAAGCCCCTGCCTAAATACCCATTTAGAATCGGCATTTTGACAAGTAAATCTGGCGCGGCGCTGCACGATATAGTCGACAGCATTCGAAATCGCTGGCCGGTTGCTAAATTATTCTTTTACGATATGCCGGTGCAAGGCGAAGGAGCGGCGGGAAAAATCGCTCTTGCGATTAAAGATGTTAATAAAAGAAACGCTACGCTGAAACTTGACGTTATAATTGTCGGGCGCGGCGGCGGGTCAATGGAAGATTTGTGGGCGTTTAACGAAGAGGCGGTCGCGCGGGCGATATTCAATTCCAAATTGCCGATTATCAGCGCGGTCGGACACGAAGTCGATGTAACAATCGCAGACCTTGCCGCAGACGCACGGGCATCGACGCCGACAAAGGCGGGAATGATAGCTGTGCCGGATATAAAAGAAGTGTCGAGCCAAATAGATAATATATCCAAAAGAATTAAATCGGATACCGATTCGATTTTGACGCTTTCGTCGCAGAAATTAAAAACGATTCTGGCCGCGGCGATGTTCCGCAGTCCGCTTGTCATAATTCAAAACAGGCAGCAAAGGCTCGACGATTTTGAAAATAATCTCGCCGATTCGGCAAAATCTTTTGTCGCCAATATTCGCGGCCTGATTCAAACATACTTTGAAAAGATTTTGAAAATTGAGCCGCACAGGATTATGGCCGAGCGGAAAATTTCCCTGAATAACCTACAGAACCGCTGCGAGACGACAATAAAAACAGTTTTGCACGAATTGAACTTAAAACTTACAAGTTGCGCAAGCGGACTGGCGGGTCTTAACCCCAAATCAGTGCTAAAACGAGGATACAGCATAACGAGACTTGCGATTAACGGTAAAATAATTAAAAGTATTGCCGAAATTAATATTAATGATATTATAATAACCGAATTAAAGGAATCTCATATTTTAGAAAGCAAAGTAATAAAAAAAAAGTAA